A stretch of Streptomyces vietnamensis DNA encodes these proteins:
- a CDS encoding TetR/AcrR family transcriptional regulator, with product MAEGLRERKKRETKQRISDIATGLFLEHGFTAVTVADVAEAADVSVNTVYNYFPAKEDLFLDRMDGVTLRLARMIRGRDRGESAAQAVLRELRQDIGAVSPAYGLMDGFDRFMNVIEHAPTLKARLFQLRDQVQEAVVTTLREETGAAADDPLPLLVGGQLAWVESAVVGYITGEMTAGRKATTVSREALVLLDEIEELLSEKVLTYAVREG from the coding sequence ATGGCCGAGGGACTCAGGGAACGCAAGAAGCGCGAGACGAAGCAGCGGATCTCCGACATCGCGACCGGGCTCTTCCTGGAGCACGGCTTCACGGCCGTGACCGTCGCGGACGTCGCGGAGGCGGCGGACGTCTCCGTCAACACCGTGTACAACTACTTCCCGGCGAAGGAGGACCTCTTCCTCGACCGGATGGACGGCGTCACCCTGCGCCTCGCGCGGATGATCCGCGGCCGCGACCGGGGCGAGTCCGCCGCCCAGGCGGTCCTGCGCGAGCTGCGCCAGGACATCGGGGCCGTCTCCCCGGCGTACGGACTCATGGACGGCTTCGACCGCTTCATGAACGTCATCGAGCACGCGCCCACCCTCAAGGCCCGCCTCTTCCAGCTGCGGGACCAGGTCCAGGAGGCCGTCGTCACCACCCTCCGCGAGGAGACCGGCGCCGCCGCCGACGATCCGCTGCCGCTGCTCGTCGGCGGCCAGCTCGCCTGGGTCGAGAGTGCCGTCGTCGGCTACATCACCGGCGAGATGACCGCCGGACGCAAGGCGACCACCGTCTCCCGCGAGGCCCTCGTCCTCCTCGACGAGATCGAGGAACTGCTGAGCGAGAAGGTCCTGACGTACGCGGTGCGCGAGGGCTGA